A single region of the Acidobacteriota bacterium genome encodes:
- the casA gene encoding type I-E CRISPR-associated protein Cse1/CasA: MNKEDRFNLIDEPWIPVVEAGRVSLRQLFSKPEYRALGGNPVQKIAVTKLLLAIAQAAATPKDDETWATMGADGMAQSCLDYLGRWYDRFWLYGEHPFLQFPALKGSQLWSDSTLLPDIATGNTTVLTESQVEKPLSNAERALLLVTAVGFALGGKRADQKVVLSPGYTKKRSAHAGALIGVMGYLHSFLQSRTLTKTIWLNLFSQQQIEAMSFYPEGLGTPPWEALPAGEDCPVARRLRESLMGRLVPLSRFFLLQQEGLHCTEGINHLTYKEGGVDPSVAVNNATKVPKALWADAEKRPWRQLTALLSFMGQEGKGHFDCYQLSLGLTRARRHEDRIGVWSGGLRVSRNAGEQYVSGTDDFVESLVLLDSDILGEAWYVQLSHEMKALEEIAKRLYGATFNYYKAQKLEGGEYAATSTNVFWQLAERYFQRLVDACDPEDASANPCRELRKVFATLVNHTYSDFCPRGTARQLIAWAQCRPNLIEYLSQGAST, encoded by the coding sequence ATGAACAAGGAAGACCGCTTCAACCTCATCGACGAGCCGTGGATACCGGTGGTGGAGGCTGGTCGCGTAAGCCTGAGGCAACTATTCTCCAAACCGGAATACCGTGCCCTCGGTGGCAATCCGGTGCAGAAGATAGCCGTCACCAAACTGCTGCTGGCCATCGCTCAGGCGGCGGCCACCCCAAAGGACGACGAGACATGGGCTACGATGGGTGCTGACGGAATGGCCCAGTCTTGCCTGGATTACCTGGGTCGCTGGTATGACCGGTTTTGGCTCTACGGTGAGCACCCCTTCCTGCAGTTTCCCGCCCTAAAAGGTTCTCAACTTTGGAGTGACAGCACGCTCCTGCCGGATATTGCCACCGGCAATACCACTGTGCTTACCGAATCGCAGGTGGAAAAGCCACTCTCCAACGCTGAGCGGGCGCTACTGCTCGTCACTGCGGTTGGTTTTGCCTTGGGCGGAAAGAGAGCTGACCAGAAAGTGGTACTGAGTCCCGGTTACACTAAAAAGCGTTCTGCCCATGCGGGCGCGTTGATCGGAGTCATGGGTTACCTGCACAGTTTCCTGCAATCCAGGACACTGACCAAGACGATCTGGTTGAACCTCTTTAGCCAACAGCAGATCGAGGCGATGAGCTTCTATCCCGAGGGGCTCGGTACGCCGCCCTGGGAAGCGCTCCCTGCCGGTGAGGATTGTCCTGTCGCCAGGCGATTGCGGGAAAGCTTGATGGGGAGGTTGGTGCCACTTTCCCGTTTTTTTCTGCTCCAACAGGAGGGCCTGCATTGCACAGAAGGGATCAATCATCTCACCTATAAGGAGGGGGGAGTCGATCCCAGTGTGGCCGTCAATAATGCAACAAAAGTTCCCAAGGCCCTGTGGGCGGACGCGGAAAAGCGGCCGTGGCGGCAACTCACTGCCCTGTTGAGCTTCATGGGCCAGGAGGGAAAAGGCCACTTCGACTGCTATCAGCTCAGTCTTGGGCTGACCCGTGCTCGCCGCCATGAGGACCGCATCGGTGTGTGGTCCGGGGGACTGCGGGTTAGCCGCAACGCGGGAGAACAATACGTGTCGGGTACTGACGATTTTGTCGAATCTCTCGTGCTTCTGGATAGTGACATCCTGGGGGAGGCCTGGTACGTGCAACTGAGCCACGAAATGAAGGCACTGGAAGAGATTGCCAAGCGGCTTTATGGTGCCACCTTCAACTATTACAAGGCCCAGAAGCTGGAGGGGGGTGAATACGCCGCCACGAGCACCAACGTCTTCTGGCAACTCGCCGAACGCTACTTCCAGCGACTGGTGGATGCCTGTGATCCGGAAGACGCTTCAGCGAATCCCTGTCGGGAGCTGCGCAAGGTCTTCGCCACACTGGTAAACCATACCTACAGCGATTTCTGTCCTCGCGGTACGGCTCGACAACTGATCGCTTGGGCACAGTGTCGACCCAATCTGATTGAATACCTGAGTCAAGGAGCATCGACATGA
- the casB gene encoding type I-E CRISPR-associated protein Cse2/CasB, whose product MSEETAHRSRGQGFVAFVLQRCQQDTGEAARLRRADNPATEYQSWATLAAFGVDLEKPWERLPFACVAAALARAKVERDGLHGIGRALAGCYEEGNQSDQAGARLRRLLACDSVEEACRILRPLLGLIGSHGRWPLSHARLLDELLVFHWRAQDIKARWAQDFYCRPPETEEQAR is encoded by the coding sequence ATGAGCGAAGAAACGGCCCATCGTAGTCGTGGCCAAGGCTTTGTCGCCTTCGTGCTGCAGCGCTGCCAGCAGGACACGGGCGAGGCGGCTCGCCTGCGCCGCGCTGACAACCCGGCCACCGAGTACCAGAGCTGGGCAACGCTGGCTGCCTTCGGTGTCGACCTGGAAAAGCCTTGGGAGCGGCTGCCGTTTGCCTGCGTGGCGGCCGCGTTGGCGCGGGCGAAAGTCGAGCGGGATGGTCTTCATGGTATCGGCCGAGCTCTGGCTGGTTGTTACGAAGAAGGCAACCAGAGCGATCAAGCTGGAGCCCGTCTGCGTCGGCTGCTGGCCTGCGACTCCGTAGAAGAAGCTTGCCGCATTCTGCGTCCACTGCTGGGACTTATCGGTTCCCATGGACGGTGGCCGCTGAGTCACGCGCGGCTTCTGGACGAACTACTGGTTTTCCACTGGCGCGCGCAGGACATCAAGGCACGCTGGGCGCAGGACTTCTATTGCCGCCCGCCGGAAACCGAGGAGCAGGCACGATGA
- the cas3 gene encoding CRISPR-associated helicase Cas3', protein MQRPRNKKGDSPPSASKALLPGLGECLAKTQQTSRGVEPGHTVLDHCEIVGRIARELLGRIPNDLRRALFPDGVELVAAAHDVGKISPTFQLKIRRAIAGADHTPAEYRQVAHVRESDWGGHPGVSQLTLEAIGTGRFIPRIAGLHHGYSPRVEGKLATDSVFGGPLWQEIRETLIAKLKQQLDCDWPQIRDENQARVVAGLTTVADWIGSGSLLEAPLSNWSDRIAPAVDKAGFVIPQTIEGLSFESIFGFPPRESQTRFYEHACRPGVFVLEAPMGVGKTEAALYAAYLALASNQATGLYFALPTQITSERIHERVTAFLDRILALDSNHRLPRLLHGDAWLKAVEIGEEGQPGQSWFDARKRGILAPFAVGTIDQALMAVMNVRHGFVRAFGLAGKVVILDEVHSYDAYTGLLLDELVATLRQLRCTVIILSATLSAERRQALLQQAVHQRHYPLVTARPDDVETLLELPLCGLDDRSVRLQFEAADTPAIEEALHRAAAGQQVLWIENTVTEAQGQHALLAARAVEVGIECGLLHSRFTRADRQRNEGYWVALYGKARGKGRASHGRILVGTQVLEQSLDIDADFLVTRFAPSDMLLQRLGRLWRHADTPRPCQARREAWLLAPRLAEAREDPSAVFGRTACVYAPYVLYRSLEVWSTREQVSLPGDIRDLIEATYRERPETGGMARALHELEHGSRHRMGRQQLRQLARRGLAYIGPTQSDEKAPTRYSDRDSVDVLLLRAVRPHHKRRGMQVTLVDGETLFLPHDPRRDGHRAWRQRAAALQRQLVRVPPGQAPDSVDRRCLHWLGSYHYLGSREQDNAHLRVALVAPDGELRALSGAPANADWRLSYDDRRGYVAEKSIP, encoded by the coding sequence GTGCAAAGACCGCGAAACAAGAAGGGCGACTCGCCACCATCGGCCTCCAAGGCATTGCTTCCGGGGCTAGGCGAGTGCTTGGCGAAGACGCAACAGACATCTCGGGGGGTCGAACCGGGACACACCGTCCTGGACCACTGCGAGATTGTCGGCCGCATCGCTCGGGAGCTGCTGGGACGAATACCTAATGACCTGCGGAGGGCTCTCTTTCCAGACGGGGTGGAACTGGTAGCGGCAGCCCATGACGTGGGCAAGATATCTCCTACTTTTCAGCTTAAAATCCGTCGCGCCATCGCAGGTGCCGACCATACTCCGGCGGAGTACCGGCAGGTGGCCCACGTTAGAGAGAGTGACTGGGGCGGGCACCCTGGCGTGAGCCAGCTCACACTAGAGGCCATCGGCACTGGACGTTTCATACCCCGGATCGCTGGCCTACACCACGGCTATTCCCCCCGGGTGGAGGGAAAACTGGCGACTGATTCCGTTTTCGGTGGCCCACTTTGGCAAGAGATCCGCGAAACTCTTATCGCCAAACTGAAGCAGCAGTTGGATTGCGACTGGCCGCAAATCCGTGACGAAAACCAGGCGCGGGTAGTGGCGGGACTCACTACGGTGGCCGATTGGATCGGCTCCGGTTCCTTGTTGGAAGCTCCCTTGAGCAATTGGAGTGACCGGATCGCACCGGCGGTGGATAAAGCTGGATTCGTGATCCCGCAGACCATCGAAGGACTCAGCTTTGAGTCCATATTCGGTTTTCCACCGAGGGAAAGCCAAACACGTTTCTATGAACACGCCTGCCGACCCGGCGTCTTCGTTCTGGAAGCGCCGATGGGAGTCGGGAAAACCGAAGCGGCCCTCTATGCCGCCTATCTAGCACTCGCCAGCAACCAGGCCACTGGCCTTTATTTCGCCTTGCCTACGCAGATCACGTCGGAAAGGATTCACGAGCGGGTCACTGCCTTTCTCGATCGTATTCTCGCGCTCGACAGTAACCACCGTCTCCCCCGACTATTGCACGGCGATGCCTGGCTGAAAGCGGTGGAGATAGGGGAAGAGGGGCAGCCGGGGCAGAGCTGGTTTGACGCCCGCAAACGCGGAATCCTGGCTCCCTTTGCTGTGGGCACGATCGATCAGGCCCTGATGGCTGTAATGAACGTGCGCCATGGGTTCGTGCGCGCCTTTGGGCTCGCGGGCAAGGTGGTGATCCTCGACGAAGTTCACAGCTACGATGCTTACACCGGTCTGCTGCTGGACGAACTGGTCGCCACCCTGAGGCAGCTTCGCTGCACAGTTATCATCCTCAGCGCCACCCTGAGTGCGGAACGCCGCCAGGCGCTACTGCAACAGGCGGTGCATCAACGCCACTATCCGCTGGTTACCGCCCGTCCCGATGACGTGGAAACGCTGCTGGAACTGCCTTTGTGCGGCTTGGACGACCGTTCTGTCAGGCTGCAATTCGAGGCGGCGGACACTCCGGCTATCGAGGAAGCGCTGCACCGTGCGGCCGCAGGACAGCAAGTCCTATGGATCGAGAACACCGTGACCGAAGCGCAGGGGCAACATGCCCTGCTGGCCGCACGGGCGGTCGAGGTGGGTATCGAGTGTGGCCTGCTTCACTCGCGCTTCACTAGAGCCGACCGGCAGCGCAATGAGGGTTACTGGGTCGCTCTCTACGGTAAGGCGCGCGGTAAGGGGCGCGCTAGTCACGGTCGAATCCTAGTGGGTACCCAGGTGCTCGAACAATCACTGGACATCGACGCCGATTTCCTGGTCACCCGCTTCGCACCCAGCGACATGTTGCTGCAACGGCTGGGCCGCCTCTGGCGCCATGCCGATACTCCGCGGCCGTGCCAGGCCCGTCGCGAGGCATGGCTATTGGCGCCGCGACTTGCCGAAGCCAGAGAAGATCCAAGCGCGGTGTTCGGCAGAACCGCCTGTGTCTATGCCCCCTATGTGCTCTACCGCAGCCTCGAGGTGTGGTCCACTCGAGAGCAGGTGAGTTTGCCCGGAGATATTCGCGACCTCATCGAAGCTACATATCGGGAGCGCCCCGAGACCGGCGGCATGGCCCGGGCGCTCCACGAACTGGAGCATGGCAGTCGCCACCGCATGGGCCGGCAACAGCTTCGCCAACTCGCCCGGAGGGGGCTGGCGTACATCGGTCCGACCCAATCCGACGAAAAGGCCCCCACTCGCTACAGCGACCGCGACAGCGTCGACGTTCTGCTGCTGCGAGCCGTACGGCCCCACCATAAGCGGAGGGGCATGCAAGTGACCCTTGTCGACGGCGAAACGCTTTTCCTGCCCCATGATCCAAGACGAGACGGCCACCGGGCCTGGCGGCAACGAGCGGCGGCGTTGCAACGCCAACTCGTCAGGGTGCCGCCGGGCCAGGCGCCGGATTCGGTGGACCGTCGCTGCCTTCACTGGCTGGGAAGTTACCACTATTTGGGCAGCCGGGAGCAGGACAATGCCCATCTGCGCGTGGCTCTCGTGGCACCTGACGGAGAACTCCGGGCCCTGAGCGGCGCTCCCGCGAACGCCGATTGGCGGTTGAGCTATGATGATCGACGAGGCTACGTGGCCGAGAAGAGCATTCCCTGA
- a CDS encoding JAB domain-containing protein, whose product MTGSFKTVQSVRICQVRDGGIRFAVDRITSPADVYAAVREYYRGADREILSVLCLDSRHAPVCFHVASVGTLNTTRTRAAEIVKPAILSNASAVLLIHNHPSGDLEPSPDDVAFTRNLRQACELLGLTLHDHLVIGDNGFISLRARGLI is encoded by the coding sequence ATGACCGGCAGCTTCAAGACCGTACAGAGTGTGCGCATTTGCCAGGTACGAGATGGCGGGATCCGCTTCGCGGTGGACCGCATCACCTCACCGGCGGATGTCTACGCGGCGGTGCGCGAATACTACCGGGGAGCTGACCGGGAGATCCTCTCGGTGCTCTGTCTCGACTCCCGGCACGCCCCGGTGTGCTTTCACGTCGCCTCGGTTGGGACTCTCAACACCACGCGCACCCGCGCCGCCGAGATCGTCAAACCGGCGATTCTCTCCAATGCGTCGGCCGTGCTCCTGATTCACAACCATCCCTCGGGCGATCTCGAACCCTCTCCCGACGACGTCGCCTTCACACGTAACCTGAGACAGGCCTGCGAGCTGTTGGGTTTGACCCTCCACGATCACCTGGTGATCGGCGACAACGGTTTCATCTCCCTGCGTGCGCGAGGGCTGATCTGA